AAAGAGAAGATAGTGAACGTTTAAAAAACCTGTCAACAGCTAAATCTTATAAAAGTGAAGCAAAAGGAAAGGATAAGATAGAAGGTAGTTTTTTTGGTAAGTTTATTCTATGTTCCAATAACGAAGAAAACTTTGTATACATAGATAATTCAGAAACTAGATACTGGGTACGTAAAATTATACCTTTTGACTTGTCAGAAGACAACCCTAATCTTTTAGAAACATTGCAAAAAGAATTACCACACTTTATTCATTTTATAATAAATAGAAAAATTGTAAGTCCTAGAAAAACAAGAATGTGGTTTACTACAGATCAAATATATACGCAGGCGTTAGCTGTTTTGATAAATGGAAGTAAAACTTACATTAATAAAGAGTTGGAACAAATCCTTTCAGATGAGTTTTTATTATTTGAAACTAACGTTTTAAAGTATTCAGTTACGGATTTAGTAAATAAGCTAAGTAAAAATAATATCAGAACCAGTTCTTTCAAAGTCTCAGAGATATTAAAAAATCAATACCAATTGGAAGCTAAAAACAGTAGTTATATTAAGTATAACACATATACTTCAGCAGATAATAAACTTATAATTGAAGAAACTGTATTTAAAGGTCGTCATTATACATTTACGAAAGAGGAATTTGGAATTATAAGTTGATCTGTTGATGTATTACTGTAATGCCATGCTAGCTGGCACTTATGGTATAAACAAACAAGCAACTTATAAGCAACATTTGCAACTTTGTAATTGTTGACACATTGTTTCTTTAGTGTTGACCTCTGAATAGCCTAAAACATTAGGTTTTGGTATGATAGGCAACAGGCAACAGATTATTCAGTAGGTTTTTATAAAACAGAATCTTGTTTAAATAGATCTTTAAGTTTATTTAATTCTAATACATATCTTCTTTTAACGTGTTGAATTTCAATTCGTTAACATTATGTTTCTAAACAGTGTTTATTAACAATTGTTTTAAAGTAAATTATGCTTTGATATTAACTTGATATTACTATTTTTATAATCCCTAAGAATTTCACATTTAAATAGCTAACTATAATATATAACGGATTACACCGAATAGAATAATTATGTCAAAAAACCAATCCAAAGCAGATATTAACTTCGAACAGGAGTTATGGAAAGCGGCAAACGAACTTCGAGGCGCAGTAGCCGAGAATCAATATAAAGATTACATATTACCGTTAATATTTTTAAAGCACATATCAGAACGTTATGAGTTACGCAGAGATAAATTAAAAGATTTACTACGCGATAAAGGCTCTGATTATTACACAACAGATACCGAAGAACAAAATTACGTTTTAGAAGATCCAGACGAGTATCTTTCAAATAATACTTATATCATTCCAGAGAAAGCTACATTTCAGTTTTTACAAGATAATGCAGAGCAGGATAATATTAAAGTTTTAGTAGATGATGCTTTTGACGTTTTAGATCAAACATTAGCAACCTACAGACCAGACTTAAAAGGAATACTACCACGTATATTTGTTAAAAGTCAATTAACAGCTAAACAAGTAGCAGGTTTAATTAACCTATTAGCAAACCCTAAATTATCAGAAAAAGAAAATCCAGATAGTGATATTCTAGGTCGTGTATACGAATATTACATAGGCAAGTTCGCTATAGCAGAAGGCTCTGGTGCAGGACAATTCTTTACGCCAGGAAGCATAGTACGTTTATTAGTAGAAATGATAGAACCTTACGAAGGTAAAATTTTCGATGCTGCATGTGGATCGGGTGGTATGTTTGTGCAATCGCTTAAGTTTTTACAAGCCCATAATGGAGACAAAAAAAACATTTCAATTTACGGACAAGAGCGTTACGATGGTACACTACGTTTATGTAAAATGAATTTAGCCTTGCGCGATCTCTCTTTCGATGTACGTTTAGGAGATTCTTTACTTCAAGATAAATTCCCAGACTTAAAAGCTGATTTTATAATTGTAAACCCACCGTTTAATGTCAGCCAATGGCATCCCGAAGATTTACCCGAAAATGACCCACGACTATTTGGTCCAAAAGATGAGTTTACTACAGATGGTAGTGCCAATTATATGTGGATGCAAACTTTTTGGAGTCATTTAAGCGATACAGGAACAGCAAGTGTAGTTATGGCAAATGGAGCCATGACTTCTAATAACAAAGGTGAAAAAAACGTACGTCAACACATGGTAGATAATAGCATGGTAGACTGTATTGTACGTTTGCCAGACAAATTGTTTTTAACTACAGGTATTCCTGCATGTATCTTTATTTTAAGTAAAAATAGAGATGGTAAAGATGGAAAGCATAGAGAGCGTAATAATGAAATTCTTTTTATAGACACCTCTAAAATGGGAACTATGGAAAGTAGGAAACTACGCGTCTTTACTGATGAAGATATTGATAAAGTAACTGAAACCTACCACGCTTGGCGTAATGCCGATCCTGTCACCTCGAGCGCAGCCGAGAGGTCTCATAAGGACTATAAAAACACCGACGGCTTTTGCTACAGCGCAACTTTGGAGGAAGTGCAAAAACAAGACTACAAACTCACACCAGGAATTTACGTTGGTACAGAAGAAGTAGAAGATGATGGTATTCCGTTTGAAGACAAAATGGAAACTTTGAAAACGCAATTGGAAGCGCAGTTTAAAAAAGGGAATGAGTTGCAGAAACAGATTTTATATAATTTTGAAAGATTTTAATTAATGAAGTTTTTAAACCTTAAAAATACCGTTGGAAACATATTTACTAAAAAAAATGTGCTCTTATTTGTCGTGGTTTTTTCTTTTTTTTATTTTCAAACGGAAATCATTTATTCT
The genomic region above belongs to Olleya sp. Hel_I_94 and contains:
- a CDS encoding primase-helicase family protein codes for the protein MEDKYLRIGSAYYKDVEMPLISNDSIKKLVQWSKSEIITDHGKDFIKKVPKYDGFCLIPSHNDYESVINGFYNKYEKVHHDIIEGGFPETLKFLKHIFGEQYEIGLDYISILWQKPTHILPILCLVSNQRNTGKTTFLNWMKLIFQNNMTINNNEDFRSRFNSDWASKLIIAVDEVLLDKREDSERLKNLSTAKSYKSEAKGKDKIEGSFFGKFILCSNNEENFVYIDNSETRYWVRKIIPFDLSEDNPNLLETLQKELPHFIHFIINRKIVSPRKTRMWFTTDQIYTQALAVLINGSKTYINKELEQILSDEFLLFETNVLKYSVTDLVNKLSKNNIRTSSFKVSEILKNQYQLEAKNSSYIKYNTYTSADNKLIIEETVFKGRHYTFTKEEFGIIS
- a CDS encoding type I restriction-modification system subunit M, which encodes MSKNQSKADINFEQELWKAANELRGAVAENQYKDYILPLIFLKHISERYELRRDKLKDLLRDKGSDYYTTDTEEQNYVLEDPDEYLSNNTYIIPEKATFQFLQDNAEQDNIKVLVDDAFDVLDQTLATYRPDLKGILPRIFVKSQLTAKQVAGLINLLANPKLSEKENPDSDILGRVYEYYIGKFAIAEGSGAGQFFTPGSIVRLLVEMIEPYEGKIFDAACGSGGMFVQSLKFLQAHNGDKKNISIYGQERYDGTLRLCKMNLALRDLSFDVRLGDSLLQDKFPDLKADFIIVNPPFNVSQWHPEDLPENDPRLFGPKDEFTTDGSANYMWMQTFWSHLSDTGTASVVMANGAMTSNNKGEKNVRQHMVDNSMVDCIVRLPDKLFLTTGIPACIFILSKNRDGKDGKHRERNNEILFIDTSKMGTMESRKLRVFTDEDIDKVTETYHAWRNADPVTSSAAERSHKDYKNTDGFCYSATLEEVQKQDYKLTPGIYVGTEEVEDDGIPFEDKMETLKTQLEAQFKKGNELQKQILYNFERF